One segment of Rattus norvegicus strain BN/NHsdMcwi chromosome 16, GRCr8, whole genome shotgun sequence DNA contains the following:
- the Smim18 gene encoding small integral membrane protein 18 isoform X1 encodes MASSHWNETTTSVYQYLGFQVQKIYPFHDNWNTACFVILLLFIFTVVSLVVLAFLYEVLDCCCCAKNKTVKDLKSEPNPLRSMMDNIRKRDSEVV; translated from the coding sequence ATGGCCTCCAGCCACTGGAATGAAACCACAACCTCTGTTTACCAGTACCTTGGGTTTCAAGTGCAAAAGATTTACCCTTTCCATGATAACTGGAACACTGCCTGCTTTGTCATCCTGCTTCTGTTCATATTTACTGTGGTGTCCTTGGTTGTGCTGGCTTTCCTTTATGAGGTACTTGACTGCTGCTGCTGTGCAAAGAACAAAACTGTGAAGGACTTGAAAAGCGAGCCGAATCCTCTTAGAAGTATGATGGACAACATCAGAAAACGTGACAGTGAGGTGGTCTAG